In Aegilops tauschii subsp. strangulata cultivar AL8/78 chromosome 3, Aet v6.0, whole genome shotgun sequence, one genomic interval encodes:
- the LOC141020763 gene encoding uncharacterized protein: MSGAAASSSSSAGFLPASLAALLSLPLDSAPMRPPQLGTRSVGSFFSNNSPAPSSPGLALTVHTSSASSPAPSSGVIAPVAFAPEATSSAVTAGLMPSAPQAGFTPAAPVASLYGAYSPPPPAGSNPVVPPAPPAPAPMAYAPPAGASTGSLPPPFHVGNLITTKLSSDNYIFWRAQSQARVSALRRELGACEKLDSTATEFYNKVKALADTLASIGQPLTDSEFNSFIVNGLDEEYDGLVEIINERGNTTPVMAHEVYSRLLLTEQRAEARRANRSRGSSSANAVYRGGRPSDGAQSSASGKGPAPLPPASSTPTLTLPGDGGRRVCQLCGLDGHWAFKCHRRFQKSFLGLGNDGKDTRNTARQVAMADRPAPQKPQGHTQSYSVDPHWYMDSGAMEHLTNEIGKLHPREPYHGSDKIHTANGAVPKLTYDNNVFCEFHPFDLFIKDQDTRAVLLSGRLYQGLYRLEHPGVSRFQKHVEHLLKHKIVHVQSDWGGEYRNLNSFFQSLGIAHRLACPHTHQQNGCVERTGRGARLELLEDSPSSSPPPSAVHVDHTATLHGLDPMPFFMVSWRKRFICDSRLVSLILIVLITSAVSPKRSMKPEVTMYLLVYVDDIILVSSSRYAADALVRSLGAAFAIKDLGKLHYFLGVEVTSRADGLVMTQKKYSLDLLQRAGMLKCKPTTTPMSSTEKLTAVDGALLSSADATEYRSIVGGLQYLTITRPDISYAVNRVCQYLQAPRDTHWAAIKRILRYVQFTVSFGMHIRPTPSRVLSAYSDADWAGSPDDRRSTGGYAVFFGSNLIAWSARKQATVSRSSTEAEYKAVANATAEIIWVQSLLQELGRMDTDTGN, from the exons atgtcgGGTgctgccgcctccagctcctcctcTGCCGGGTTTCTCCCAGCCTCGCTCGCCGCCCTCCTCTCGCTCCCGCTTGACTCGGCCCCCATGCGGCCGCCGCAGCTCGGGACCAGGAGCGTTGGCTCGTTTTTCTCCAACAACTCTCCGGCTCCTTCATCGCCAGGGCTTGCGCTGACGGTTCATACGTCGAGCGCCTCTTCACCCGCCCCGTCGTCCGGCGTCATCGCGCCTGTGGCCTTCGCGCCCGAGGCCACCTCGTCGGCTGTCACAGCGGGCCTCATGCCATCCGCGCCTCAGGCGGGATTCACTCCGGCAGCGCCTGTTGCCTCCCTCTACGGGGCatactcgccgccgccgcccgcgggtTCCAATCCTGTGGTcccgcccgcgccgcccgcccCTGCCCCCATGGCGTACGCGCCTCCGGCAGGTGCCTCCACGGGATCGTTGCCTCCACCGTTTCACGTCGGCAACCTCATCACCACCAAGCTCTCGTCCGATAATTATATCTTCTGGCGTGCGCAG TCGCAAGCCCGGGTCAGTGCCCTCCGTCGCGAGCTTGGCGCCTGTGAGAAGCTTGATTCCACGGCAACGGAGTTCTACAACAAGGTCAAGGCTCTTGCTGACACATTGGCATCCATTGGACAGCCGCTTACCGATTCTGAGTTCAACTCCTTCATCGTCAACGGCCTCGACGAAGAGTATGATGGCTTAGTTGAGATCATTAATGAGCGTGGCAATACGACCCCCGTGATGGCGCATGAGGTCTACTCTCGGCTTCTTCTTACTGAGCAGCGCGCTGAGGCGCGCCGTGCCAACCGCAGTCGCGGCTCCTCCTCCGCCAACGCGGTCTACCGAGGTGGTCGCCCCTCCGACGGCGCTCAGTCCTCCGCCTCGGGCAAGGGGCCCGCGCCGCTCCCTCCGGCCTCGTCCACCCCCACTCTGACGCTACCTGGTGATGGGGGTCGGCGGGTCTGCCAGCTCTGTGGTCTTGACGGACATTGGGCCTTCAAGTGCCATCGTCGTTTTCAGAAGAGTTTCCTCGGTCTCGGCAATGACGGCAAGGATACGCGCAACACTGCGCGTCAGGTGGCTATGGCCGACCGCCCGGCGCCGCAGAAGCCTCAGGGCCATACTCAGTCCTACTCCGTTGATCCGCACTGGTACATGGACTCTGGTGCGATGGAGCATCTGACGAATGAGATAGGGAAGCTTCATCCTCGCGAGCCCTATCACGGTTCCGATAAGATCCACACCGCCAACGGAGCAG TTCCTAAACTCACTTATGACAATAATGTGTTTTGTGAATTTCACCCGTTTGATCTTTTCATTAAGGATCAGGACACGAGGGCCGTTTTGCTTAGTGGGCGTCTCTACCAGGGCCTTTACCGTCTGGAGCATCCTGGAGTCTCTCGG TTTCAAAAACATGTTGAACATCTTCTCAAGCATAAAATTGTTCATGTTCAGTCGGACTGGGGTGGCGAGTATCGCAACCTCAACTCCTTCTTCCAGTCGCTTGGGATTGCTCATCGTTTAGCATGTCCACATACTCATCAGCAGAATGGTTGCGTCGAAC GAACTGGACGTGGGGCTCGTTTGGAGCTTTTGGAGGACTCCCCATCATCATCGCCGCCGCCCTCTGCTGTGCACGTCGATCACACCGCGACGTTGCATGGCCTCGATCC aatgcctttcttcatggtttctTGGAGGAAGAGGTTTATATGCGACAGCCGCCTGGTTTCTCTGATCCTGATCGTCCTGATCACATCTGCCGTCTCACCAAAGCGCTCTATG AAGCCAGAAGTCACTATGTATCTTTTggtctatgtggatgatattattCTTGTCAGTTCCTCTCGGTATGCTGCTGATGCTCTTGTTCGCTCTCTTGGTGCTGCTTTTGCTATCAAAGATCTTGGGAAGCTTCACTACTTTCTTGGGGTTGAGGTTACCTCTCGTGCTGATGGTCTTGTTATGACACAAAAGAAGTACTCCTTGGATTTATTGCAGCGAGCTGGGATGCTTAAGTGCAAACCGACTACCACACCCATGTCGTCTACCGAAAAGCTCACTGCCGTTGATGGTGCGCTTCTGTCTTCTGCGGATGCCACAGAGTACAGGAGTATTGTTGGTGGGCTTCAGTACTTGACGATCACGAGGCCAGATATTTCTTATGCTGTCAACAGGGTTTGTCAGTATCTTCAGGCTCCCCGCGACACTCATTGGGCTGCTATTAAGCGCATCCTGCGTTATGTCCAATTCACAGTGTCTTTTGGGATGCATATTCGGCCGACTCCCTCTCGGGTTCTTTCGGCCTACTCTGATGCGGACTGGGCTGGCAGCCCGGATGACAGGCGATCCACGGGGGGCTATGCTGTGTTCTTTGGCTCTAACTTGATCGCCTGGAGTGCTCGGAAACAGGCTACTGTATCACGTAGTAGTACTGAAGCTGAGTATAAGGCTGTGGCTAATGCTACTGCAGAGATTATTTGGGTGCAATCTTTGCTTCAGGAGTTGG GCCGGATGGATACCGACACTGGAAATTGA